One Setaria italica strain Yugu1 chromosome I, Setaria_italica_v2.0, whole genome shotgun sequence DNA window includes the following coding sequences:
- the LOC101774649 gene encoding putative multidrug resistance protein, with protein MCSSCQNVIKIVCIACAAWVMAFLEGYCWARTAERQASRMRARYLQAVLRQDVEYFDLRSGSASEVITGVSNDSIVVQDALAEKVPNFVMYVTMFAGSYAVGFALLWRMTLVTLPSSLLLIVPGVAYGRALTDLARRIRAQYARPGAIAEQAVSSVRTVYSFVAEKAAMARFAAALEESARLGLRQGLAKGVAIGSNGIAFAIYAFNIWYGGRLVMYHGYPGGTVFVVSSLIVIGGVSLGSALSNVKYFSEATAASDRILEMIRRVPKIDSESDAGEELANVAGEVEFRNVEFCYPSRPESPVLASFSLRVPAGHTVALVGHSGSGKSTAIALLERFYDPSAGEVALDGVDIRRLRLKWLRAQMGLVSQEPAMFAMSVRENILFGEEDATDDEVIAAAKAANAHNFISQLPQGYDTQVGERGAQMSGGQKQRIAIARAILRSPKILLLDEATSALDTESERIVQEALDVASRGRTTIVIAHRLSTIRNADGIAVVESGAVQELGSHSELIAKNGMYSSLVHLQQTRDSSEADEVVGGTCRTSPSAGQCSSNTSKMLSSASRSNWTLSTGDAGDGDGDSNEKPKLPVPSLRRMLLLNAPEWKYALVGSLSAILTGGIQPVYAYCMGCTFSIYYSADHGEIKHKTRLYALVFLGLVVISFLLNVGQHYSFGAMGEYLTKRIRERMLEKILTFEIGWFDQDDYSSGAICSQLAKDANIVRSLVGDRIALVIQTVSMVFIAFTVGLVISWRLALVMIAMQPFIIACSYARRVLLKRMSTKSTLAQSETSKIAADAVSNLRTITAFSSQGRILRLFGRAQEGPYRESIRQSWFAGLGLGASVSLTVFSWALNYWYCGKLMAERLISVEAVFQTTMILVTTGRVIADACSMTTDIAKGADAVSSVFAILDRQTKIEPDDPKGYKPEKLTGEVEIVDVDFAYPSRPDVTIFRGFSLSITAGKSTALVGQSGSGKSTIIGLVERFYDPLRGVVNVDGRDIRAYNLHALRRHIGLVSQEPTLFAGTIRENITLGVEAEAPASDAEVEAAARAANAHGFICGLKDGYGTRCGDRGVQLSGGQKQRVAIARAILRNPAILLLDEATSALDGRSEKTVQEALDRVMVGRTSVVVAHRLSTVRGCDAIAVLERGVVVEKGTHAALMARGSSGAYFGLVSLQRGGEKQG; from the exons ATGTGTTCATCCTGCCAGAACGTGATCAAAATTGTCTGCATAGCGTGCGCCGCCTGGGTCATGGCGTTCCTCG AGGGCTACTGCTGGGCGCGGACGgcggagcggcaggcgtcgcGGATGCGGGCGCGGTACCTGCAGGCGGTGCTCCGGCAGGACGTGGAGTACTTCGACCTCCGGTCCGGCTCGGCGTCGGAGGTGATCACCGGCGTCTCCAACGACAGCATCGTCGTGCAGGACGCGCTGGCCGAGAAGGTCCCCAACTTCGTGATGTACGTCACCATGTTCGCCGGCAGCTACGCCGTCGGGTTCGCGCTGCTGTGGCGGATGACGCTGGTGACGCTGCCGTCGTcgctcctcctcatcgtccCGGGCGTCGCGTACGGGCGCGCCCTCACGGACCTCGCGCGCCGGATCAGGGCGCAGTACGCGCGCCCGGGCGCCATCGCCGAGCAGGCCGTCTCGTCGGTGCGCACCGTGTACTCGTTCGTGGCCGAGAAGGCCGCCATGGCGCGGTTCGCCGCGGCGCTCGAGGAGTCGGCGCGGCTCGGGCTCAGGCAGGGGCTCGCCAAGGGCGTTGCCATTGGCAGCAACGGCATCGCCTTCGCCATCTACGCCTTCAACATCTGGTACGGCGGCCGCCTCGTCATGTACCACGGATACCCCGGCGGCACCGTCTTCGTCGTCTCCTCCCTCATCGTCATCGGCGGCGTGTCGCTGGGGTCGGCGCTGTCGAACGTCAAGTACTTctcggaggcgacggcggcgtcggacAGGATCCTCGAGATGATACGGCGGGTGCCCAAGATTGATTCCGAGAGTGACGCCGGCGAGGAGCTGGCCAACGTTgccggcgaggtggagttcaGGAACGTCGAGTTCTGCTACCCGTCGCGGCCGGAGAGCCCCGTCTTGGCCAGTTTCAGCCTGCGGGTGCCGGCGGGGCACACGGTGGCGCTCGTCGGCCACAGCGGGTCCGGGAAATCGACGGCGATCGCGCTGCTGGAGCGGTTCTACGACCCGTCGGCCGGGGAGGTGGCGCTCGACGGCGTCGACATCCGGCGGCTGCGCCTCAAGTGGCTGCGCGCGCAGATGGGGCTCGTCAGCCAGGAGCCCGCCATGTTCGCCATGTCCGTGCGTGAGAACATACTGTTCGGCGAGGAGGACGCCACGGATGACGAAGTGATCGCCGCGGCGAAGGCGGCCAACGCCCACAACTTCATCTCGCAGCTGCCACAGGGCTACGACACGCAG gtgggtgagcGAGGAGCACAGATGTCTGGAGGGCAGAAGCAAAGAATTGCCATTGCCAGAGCGATTCTAAGGTCACCCAAGATCTTGCTCCTTGATGAAGCCACGAGCGCTCTCGACACCGAGTCCGAGCGCATCGtgcaggaggcgcttgacgtGGCCTCCAGGGGCCGGACCACGATCGTCATTGCACATCGCCTCTCCACCATCCGGAATGCTGACGGTATAGCCGTCGTGGAATCCGGTGCAGTCCAGGAGCTAGGCTCTCACTCTGAGCTTATCGCCAAGAATGGCATGTACTCGTCTCTTGTCCATCTTCAGCAGACCAGAGATTCGAGTGAGGCCGACGAGGTTGTTGGCGGAACTTGCCGCACATCTCCTAGTGCAGGGCAATGCAGCAGCAACACGAGCAAGATGCTCTCTTCAGCTAGCAGGTCAAATTGGACATTGTCCACGGGTGATGCAGGAGATGGTGATGGTGACAGCAATGAGAAGCCAAAGCTTCCTGTGCCATCCTTACGAAGGATGCTTCTCCTCAACGCACCAGAGTGGAAGTACGCACTGGTGGGGAGCTTGAGCGCAATCCTGACCGGGGGCATCCAGCCTGTTTACGCATACTGCATGGGGTGCACCTTTTCCATCTACTACTCGGCAGATCATGGCGAGATCAAGCACAAAACAAGGCTGTACGCGCTCGTTTTTCTCGGTCTTGTGGTGATCTCATTCTTGCTCAACGTTGGACAGCATTATAGCTTCGGCGCCATGGGTGAGTACCTGACCAAGAGGATCAGGGAGCGAATGCTTGAAAAGATCCTCACTTTTGAGATTGGATGGTTTGATCAAGATGACTACTCTAGCGGCGCCATATGCTCGCAGCTTGCCAAGGACGCCAACATT GTAAGGTCACTCGTGGGCGACCGAATAGCCCTGGTGATCCAGACAGTTTCCATGGTGTTCATCGCCTTCACCGTGGGTCTCGTCATCTCCTGGCGCCTGGCCCTGGTCATGATAGCGATGCAGCCGTTCATCATCGCCTGCTCCTACGCCCGGCGCGTCCTGCTGAAGCGCATGTCCACGAAATCGACACTGGCGCAGTCCGAGACCAGCAAgatcgccgccgacgccgtctcGAACCTCCGCACCATCACCGCCTTCTCGTCCCAGGGCCGCATCCTCCGCCTCTTCGGCCGAGCCCAGGAAGGGCCATACAGGGAGAGCATCCGGCAGTCATGGTTCGCGGGTCTCGGGCTCGGCGCCTCCGTGAGCCTCACGGTGTTCTCGTGGGCCCTCAACTACTGGTACTGCGGCAAGCTTATGGCCGAGCGGCTCATCTCCGTCGAGGCCGTCTTCCAGACCACCATGATCTTGGTCACCACGGGGCGCGTGATAGCGGACGCGTGCAGCATGACGACGGACATCGCCAAGGGCGCCGACGCGGTGTCCTCGGTGTTCGCCATCCTCGACCGCCAAACGAAGATCGAGCCCGACGATCCCAAGGGGTACAAGCCGGAGAAGCTCACCGGGGAGGTGGAGATTGTAGACGTCGATTTCGCGTACCCGTCGAGGCCGGATGTCACCATCTTCAGAGGATTCTCCCTGAGCATAACGGCAGGCAAGTCGACGGCCCTCGTCGGGCAGAGCGGCTCCGGCAAGTCGACCATCATCGGGCTCGTAGAGCGGTTCTACGACCCGCTCAGGGGCGTCGTGAACGTAGACGGTAGGGACATCCGAGCGTACAACCTCCACGCCCTGCGCCGGCACATCGGGCTCGTCAGCCAGGAGCCGACGCTGTTCGCCGGCACCATCAGGGAGAACATCACGCTGGGGGTCGAAGcggaggcgccggcgagcgACGCCGAGGTCGAGGCCGCGGCGAGGGCCGCCAACGCGCACGGCTTCATCTGCGGCCTCAAGGACGGGTACGGCACGCGGTGCGGCGACCGGGGCGTCCAGCTGTCGGGGGGCCAGAAGCAGCGGGTGGCGATCGCGCGCGCCATCCTCCGGAACCCGGCGATCCTGCTGCTGGACGAGGCCACCAGCGCGCTGGACGGGCGGTCGGAGAAGACTGTGCAGGAGGCGCTGGACAGGGTGATGGTGGGGCGGACGAGCGTGGTGGTGGCGCACAGGCTCAGCACCGTCCGGGGGTGTGACGCGATCGCCGTGCTGGAGAGAGGGGTTGTCGTGGAGAAGGGCACGCACGCGGCGCTCATGGCCAGGGGGAGCTCCGGGGCCTACTTTGGGTTGGTCAGCTTGCAGCGGGGAGGGGAGAAGCAGGGCTGA
- the LOC101783406 gene encoding transmembrane 9 superfamily member 1, translating into MASAGGAALAALALLVLLPVAAASDSDHKYQADEPVTLWVNKVGPYNNPQETYNYYSLPFCHATENHVHKWGGLGEVLGGNELIDSQIDIKFRKNVDKATICSLDLDLDKAKQLSDAIENLYWFEFFIDDLPLWGFVGEADRNNDNKYFLFTHKNIVIRYNGNQIIHVNLTQESPKLIDANKAMDMTYSVKWEPTNITFAHRFDVYLDYPFFEHQIHWFSIFNSFMMVIFLTGLVSMILMRTLRNDYAKYARDDDDIETLERDVNEESGWKLVHGDVFRPPRNLVLLSSLVGIGTQLAALILLVILLAIIGMLYIGRGAIVTTFIVCYALTSFISGYVSGALYSRHGGKNWIKAMAMTASLFPFMCFGIGLVLNTIAIFYGSLAAIPFGTMVVVFILWAFISFPLALLGTVVGRNWSGAPNNPCRVKTIPRPIPEKKWYLTPSVIALMGGLLPFGSIFIEMYFVFTSFWNYKVYYVYGFMLLVFLILIIVTICVTIVGTYFLLNAENYHWQWTSFFSAASTAVYVYLYSIYYYHMKTKMSGFFQTSFYFGYTLMFCLGLGTLCGAVGYLGSTLFVRRIYRNIKCD; encoded by the exons atggcctccgccggcggcgccgcgctcgccgccctcgcgctcctcgtcctcctccccgtcgccgcggCCTCCGATTCCGACCACAAG TACCAAGCGGATGAGCCTGTGACGCTCTGGGTGAACAAGGTTGGTCCGTACAACAACCCGCAGGAGACTTACAACTACTACAGCCTCCCGTTCTGTCACGCAACAGAAAACCATGTGCACAAGTGGGGAGGGCTTGGCGAGGTCCTTGGTGGCAATGAACTCATCGATAGCCAGATTGACATCAAGTTCAGAA AGAATGTTGATAAGGCCACCATTTGTTCTCTTGATCTTGATCTTGACAAGGCCAAGCAATTATCAGATGCGATTGAAAACTTATATTGGTTCGAATTCTTCATCG ATGATTTGCCTCTGTGGG GCTTTGTTGGAGAGGCAGACAGGAACAACGATaacaaatattttcttttcaCCCACAAGAATATTGTCATCAGATACAATGGCAATCAG ATTATCCATGTTAATCTTACTCAAGAAAGTCCAAAGCTTATTGACGCAAATAAGGCAATGGATATGACATATTCTGTCAAGTGGGAACCAACAAACATAACATTTGCTCATCGCTTTGATGTGTACCTGGACTATCCTTTCTTTGAACACCAG ATTCACTGGTTCTCAATTTTCAATTCTTTCATGATGGTTATCTTTCTCACTGGACTTGTGTCAATGATATTGATGCGGACTCTAAGAAATGATTATGCAAAATATGctcgtgatgatgatgatattgaaACTCTG GAAAGAGATGTCAATGAAGAATCTGGATGGAAGCTTGTACATGGTGATGTTTTCAGACCTCCTAGAAATCTAGTTCTTCTTTCATCTCTTGTTGGTATTGGCACACAGTTGGCAGCACTTATTCTTCTAGTAATTTTGCTGGCAATCATCGGAATGTTGTACATTGG GCGAGGAGCTATTGTCACAACATTCATTGTTTGTTATGCTCTTACTTCTTTCATCTCTGGATATGTCAGTGGCGCACTATACTCACGGCATGGAG GGAAAAACTGGATCAAGGCAATGGCCATGACAGCATCACTTTTCCCATTTATGTGCTTTGGAATTGGCCTAGTGCTTAACACCATTGCTATATTCTATGGATCATTAGCTGCCATACCATTCGGTACAATGGTGGTCGTATTCATCCTGTGGGCCTTCATCTCTTtccctcttgcccttttgggAACCGTTGTTGGTAGAAACTGGAGTGGTGCCCCAAACAATCCGTGCAGAGTAAAGACTATTCCTCGCCCTATTCCTGAGAAGAAATGGTATCTCACACCATCTGTCATTGCCCTTATGGGAGGACTGCTTCCTTTCGGTAGTATCTTCATTGAAATGTACTTTGTCTTCACATCATTTTGGAACTATAAG GTGTACTATGTTTATGGGTTCATGTTGCTGGTCTTTCTGATCCTCATAATTGTAACCATCTGTGTGACAATTGTTGGTACATATTTCTTGCTAAACGCTGAGAACTACCACTGGCAGTGGACTTCATTCTTCTCTGCTGCTTCCACTGCTGTGTATGTTTACCTATACTCCATATATTATTACCACATGAAGACCAAGATGTCAGGATTCTTCCAGACAAGCTTCTACTTCGGCTACACTCTAATGTTCTGCCTAGGTTTAGGAACACTGTGTG GTGCCGTAGGATATCTTGGATCAACATTGTTTGTGAGGAGGATCTACAGGAATATAAAGTGTGACTAA
- the LOC101775045 gene encoding pentatricopeptide repeat-containing protein At5g66520 yields MPAHSHRLRFLAALVGLRPAAAGFSTAPSRGCPLHAALARRGGPVAAALTLYSRIRAAASPTPYTFSLLLASLASSSSPRSPSPDAGVSDRHAAAGLAHAQALKWGALAHTVVTNCLLKLYCSLGLLPAARRVFDTTGAAALDTVSWNTMVSGYGKSGDLEAAREVFVRMPERSLVSWSAMVDACVRAEDFSEALRVFDRMMEEGFRPDAVVLVSVLKACAHLGAVERGQWVHRYLEAEGFGRRSGNVMLETALVDMYCKCGCMEEAWRVFNGVRNHDVVLWNAMIGGLAMHGHGNHAIELFRRMLEKGFVPNESTFVVVLCACTHTGRVDEGKEIFRSMRDHGVEPRREHYGCLADLLGRAGLMEEAEVVLLDMPMEPHASQWGALMSSCLMHNNIVVGKRVGTKLIELEPDDGGRYVVLFNLYAVNGLWEDAKAVRRMMEERGAKKETGLSFIEWNGLVHEFRSGDTRHPQTRMIYALLEDMEQRLQLIGYVKDTSQVLMDMYDEEDKGSNLSYHSERLALAFGILNIPHDTPIRIVKNLRVCRDCHVHAKLVSKLYQREIIVRDRHRFHLFRDGVCSCNDYW; encoded by the coding sequence ATGCCCGCCCATAGCCACCGCCTCCGCTTCCTCGCGGCACTCGTCGGGctccgacccgccgccgccggtttcTCCACGGCGCCCTCCCGCGGGTGCCCGCTACACGCCGCGCTCGCGCGCCGGGGGGGCCCAGTGGCCGCCGCGCTCACCCTCTACTCCCgcatccgcgccgccgcctcgccgaccccctacaccttctccctcctcctcgcctccctcgcttcctcctcctcgccccgcTCTCCCTCCCCTGACGCAGGCGTATCCGatcgccacgccgccgcggggctcgCGCACGCGCAGGCGCTCAAGTGGGGCGCGCTCGCGCACACCGTCGTCACCAACTGCCTCCTCAAGCTCTACTGCTCTCtcggcctcctccccgccgcgcgcAGAGTGTTCGACACGACCGGTGCCGCCGCTCTGGACACCGTCTCCTGGAACACGATGGTGTCGGGGTACGGCAAGAGTGGCGACCTGGAGGCCGCGCGTGAGGTGTTCGTCAGAATGCCGGAGAGGAGCCTGGTTTCATGGAGCGCGATGGTCGACGCGTGCGTGCGCGCGGAGGATTTCAGCGAGGCGCTGAGGGTGTTTGATCGGATGATGGAGGAGGGATTTAGGCCGGATGCTGTGGTGCTGGTCAGTGTGCTCAAGGCTTGCGCACATCTGGGTGCTGTTGAGAGGGGGCAATGGGTTCATAGGTATCTGGAAGCAGAAGGGTTTGGGAGGAGGTCAGGGAATGTCATGCTTGAGACAGCGCTTGTGGATATGTATTGCAAGTGCGGGTGCATGGAGGAGGCGTGGCGGGTCTTTAATGGAGTTCGGAACCACGATGTAGTGTTGTGGAATGCAATGATTGGCGGGCTCGCGATGCATGGCCATGGCAACCACGCAATTGAGTTGTTCAGAAGGATGCTTGAGAAGGGTTTTGTGCCGAATGAGTCAAcgtttgttgttgttttgtgtgCCTGCACCCACACAGGGCGTGTGGATGAAGGGAAGGAGATTTTCAGGTCCATGCGGGACCATGGGGTTGAGCCAAGGAGGGAGCACTATGGGTGCTTGGCTGATCTTCTTGGACGTGCAGGGCTCATGGAAGAAGCTGAGGTTGTGTTACTGGACATGCCAATGGAACCACATGCATCACAGTGGGGGGCTCTAATGTCATCATGCCTGATGCACAATAACATTGTTGTGGGCAAACGTGTAGGAACGAAACTTATTGAGCTAGAGCCTGATGATGGTGGACGTTATGTTGTTCTGTTCAATCTATATGCAGTCAATGGTTTATGGGAAGATGCAAAAGCTGTTCGGCGGATGATGGAGGAGAGGGGAGCCAAGAAGGAGACAGGCTTGAGCTTTATAGAGTGGAATGGTTTGGTCCATGAGTTCAGGTCGGGTGATACAAGACACCCCCAAACAAGGATGATCTATGCATTATTGGAAGACATGGAACAGAGGTTACAATTGATTGGCTATGTCAAGGATACCAGCCAAGTGCTTATGGACATGTATGATGAGGAAGATAAGGGCAGTAATTTATCCTACCACAGTGAGAGGCTTGCATTAGCATTTGGTATCCTAAACATTCCCCACGACACGCCTATTCGTATTGTCAAGAATCTTCGAGTGTGTCGTGACTGCCATGTGCATGCCAAACTTGTGTCCAAGCTCTACCAGCGTGAGATCATTGTGCGGGACCGCCATCGCTTCCACTTGTTCCGTGATGGGGTTTGTTCCTGCAATGACTATTGGTGA